In one Phyllostomus discolor isolate MPI-MPIP mPhyDis1 chromosome 8, mPhyDis1.pri.v3, whole genome shotgun sequence genomic region, the following are encoded:
- the PPP2R2A gene encoding serine/threonine-protein phosphatase 2A 55 kDa regulatory subunit B alpha isoform isoform X1, with product MAGAGGGNDIQWCFSQVKGAVDDDVAEADIISTVEFNHSGELLATGDKGGRVVIFQQEQENKIQSHSRGEYNVYSTFQSHEPEFDYLKSLEIEEKINKIRWLPQKNAAQFLLSTNDKTIKLWKISERDKRPEGYNLKEEDGRYRDPTTVTTLRVPVFRPMDLMVEASPRRIFANAHTYHINSISINSDYETYLSADDLRINLWHLEITDRSFNIVDIKPANMEELTEVITAAEFHPNSCNTFVYSSSKGTIRLCDMRASALCDRHSKLFEEPEDPSNRSFFSEIISSISDVKFSHSGRYMMTRDYLSVKIWDLNMENRPVETYQVHEYLRSKLCSLYENDCIFDKFECCWNGSDSVVMTGSYNNFFRMFDRNTKRDITLEASRENNKPRTVLKPRKVCASGKRKKDEISVDSLDFNKKILHTAWHPKENIIAVATTNNLYIFQDKVN from the exons CAGATATAATTTCTACAGTAGAATTTAATCATTCTGGAGAATTACTAGCAACAGGAGATAAAGGTGGTCGAGTTGTCATCTTTCAACAGGAGCAGGAG aacaAAATCCAGTCTCATAGCAGAGGAGAATATAATGTTTACAGCACCTTTCAGAGCCATGAACCAGAGTTTGACTACTTGAAAAgtttagaaatagaagaaaagatcaacaaaattagGTGGTTACCCCAGAAAAATGCTGCTCAGTTTTTATTGTCTACCAATG acaaaacaataaaattatggAAAATCAGTGAAAGAGACAAAAGACCAGAAGGATATAACTTGAAAGAGGAAGATGGAAGGTATAGAGATCCTACTACAGTCACTACACTACGA GTCCCAGTCTTTAGGCCCATGGATCTAATGGTTGAGGCCAGTCCGCGGAGAATATTTGCCAATGCTCATACATATCACATCAACTCGATTTCTATTAATAGTGATTATGAAACATATTTATCTGCAGATGATTTGCGGATCAATCTTTGGCATCTGGAAATTACTGACAGGAGTTTTa ATATTGTGGATATCAAGCCTGCCAACATGGAAGAGCTGACAGAGGTTATTACAGCAGCAGAGTTCCATCCAAACAGCTGTAACACGTTTGTATACAGCAGCAGTAAAGGAACGATCCGGTTATGTGACATGAGGGCATCTGCCCTCTGTGATAGACATTCTAAAC tgTTTGAAGAACCTGAAGATCCCAGTAACagatcttttttttctgaaatcatcTCCTCTATTTCTGATGTAAAATTCAGCCATAGTGGTCGATATATGATGACTAGGGACTATTTATCAGTCAAAATTTGGGACTTAAATATGGAAAACAGGCCTGTGGAAACATATCAG GTGCATGAATACCTCAGAAGTAAGCTTTGTTCGCTGTATGAAAATGACTGCATATTTGACAAATTCGAATGTTGTTGGAATGGCTCTGATAG TGTTGTCATGACTGGATCTTACAATAATTTCTTCAGAATGTTTGACAGGAATACAAAGCGAGACATAACCCTAGAAGCATCACGGGAAAACAATAAACCCCGCACGGTTCTGAAGCCACGCAAAGTCTGTGCAAGTGGCAAGAGAAAGAAGGATGAAATAAGTGTTGACAGCCTAGACTTCAACAAGAAAATACTTCATACAGCCTGGCACCCCAAGGAGAACATCATTGCTGTAGCTACTACAAACAATCTGTATATATTTCAAGACAAAGTGAATTAG
- the PPP2R2A gene encoding serine/threonine-protein phosphatase 2A 55 kDa regulatory subunit B alpha isoform isoform X2 — protein sequence MATLKSDIISTVEFNHSGELLATGDKGGRVVIFQQEQENKIQSHSRGEYNVYSTFQSHEPEFDYLKSLEIEEKINKIRWLPQKNAAQFLLSTNDKTIKLWKISERDKRPEGYNLKEEDGRYRDPTTVTTLRVPVFRPMDLMVEASPRRIFANAHTYHINSISINSDYETYLSADDLRINLWHLEITDRSFNIVDIKPANMEELTEVITAAEFHPNSCNTFVYSSSKGTIRLCDMRASALCDRHSKLFEEPEDPSNRSFFSEIISSISDVKFSHSGRYMMTRDYLSVKIWDLNMENRPVETYQVHEYLRSKLCSLYENDCIFDKFECCWNGSDSVVMTGSYNNFFRMFDRNTKRDITLEASRENNKPRTVLKPRKVCASGKRKKDEISVDSLDFNKKILHTAWHPKENIIAVATTNNLYIFQDKVN from the exons CAGATATAATTTCTACAGTAGAATTTAATCATTCTGGAGAATTACTAGCAACAGGAGATAAAGGTGGTCGAGTTGTCATCTTTCAACAGGAGCAGGAG aacaAAATCCAGTCTCATAGCAGAGGAGAATATAATGTTTACAGCACCTTTCAGAGCCATGAACCAGAGTTTGACTACTTGAAAAgtttagaaatagaagaaaagatcaacaaaattagGTGGTTACCCCAGAAAAATGCTGCTCAGTTTTTATTGTCTACCAATG acaaaacaataaaattatggAAAATCAGTGAAAGAGACAAAAGACCAGAAGGATATAACTTGAAAGAGGAAGATGGAAGGTATAGAGATCCTACTACAGTCACTACACTACGA GTCCCAGTCTTTAGGCCCATGGATCTAATGGTTGAGGCCAGTCCGCGGAGAATATTTGCCAATGCTCATACATATCACATCAACTCGATTTCTATTAATAGTGATTATGAAACATATTTATCTGCAGATGATTTGCGGATCAATCTTTGGCATCTGGAAATTACTGACAGGAGTTTTa ATATTGTGGATATCAAGCCTGCCAACATGGAAGAGCTGACAGAGGTTATTACAGCAGCAGAGTTCCATCCAAACAGCTGTAACACGTTTGTATACAGCAGCAGTAAAGGAACGATCCGGTTATGTGACATGAGGGCATCTGCCCTCTGTGATAGACATTCTAAAC tgTTTGAAGAACCTGAAGATCCCAGTAACagatcttttttttctgaaatcatcTCCTCTATTTCTGATGTAAAATTCAGCCATAGTGGTCGATATATGATGACTAGGGACTATTTATCAGTCAAAATTTGGGACTTAAATATGGAAAACAGGCCTGTGGAAACATATCAG GTGCATGAATACCTCAGAAGTAAGCTTTGTTCGCTGTATGAAAATGACTGCATATTTGACAAATTCGAATGTTGTTGGAATGGCTCTGATAG TGTTGTCATGACTGGATCTTACAATAATTTCTTCAGAATGTTTGACAGGAATACAAAGCGAGACATAACCCTAGAAGCATCACGGGAAAACAATAAACCCCGCACGGTTCTGAAGCCACGCAAAGTCTGTGCAAGTGGCAAGAGAAAGAAGGATGAAATAAGTGTTGACAGCCTAGACTTCAACAAGAAAATACTTCATACAGCCTGGCACCCCAAGGAGAACATCATTGCTGTAGCTACTACAAACAATCTGTATATATTTCAAGACAAAGTGAATTAG